The Prionailurus bengalensis isolate Pbe53 chromosome C2, Fcat_Pben_1.1_paternal_pri, whole genome shotgun sequence DNA segment CTCTTCATGGCTTAACTTTAGGGATCCTCTGCCACCAAATACACTCCCATTCCCACTAAGCTAAAGTAGCTAATGATTTATGAAACATCTGTGTGCTAAAGTccatcaaagacttaaaaaatatatctagcCCTCAAAAAATCTGCTTAATAAATGTagcttttattttcagttctttttttacCAGGCAAGGCACAGCAGTGTATACGTTCAAAGGGTCCTCCACATATAACAATAATAGTTGCTATTCATGACATAGGCAGTGAATTTGGAATTTTCAAGCACTATTGCTCAGCTTTTTAATAAGCTTCTCAGGTAggtatttctttcttaatttatcaGAGGAGCTGAGAATTTGGAGACCATGATAATACAGCCCTAGTTGTTTCTGCCTCAGAGAGTTGAACAAGAACTGGGATGTAGGTATATTTGGATCCAAAGCCTATGCCCTTTTGTTTCAAccaggttttgtttcatttgcccATTTTAGGTCATTTTTAGAGTCAGGAAATTGGATCTTCCAGAGGTTCACATATCCAATTTAGGagtttccaaaaacaaaacaactccatcctcctttttcttcctttggtgctcatcacaaaaacGGATTAGGATTTTCTTTGCCCTGAACAAGAGCATCAATTCTCATAACCTAAATGGGTTTTTATCTGTTTCTCCCATCATCTCAGGGGAGGGTATATTGCCAGGGTATCCCTGCCTCTTATGCCGTGAGAGCAATCTCACCGCAATGAGTCATGTCCTGTAACCCAGGCAGTATCTTCCAGGCAATGATCCCAAACCTGGTATCCTTCACTTAAAAATGTGAACAAACTGTATGGAACAGGAGAAAGGGTTATCTACCAAGTCTGatgccttcctcctcttcctcttccataCCTTCCTTAATGTCGAACACAGAACACGTAAGGAGCATTTGCTGTGTGTTAGCCATTGCTAAGTGCTGTGGATGATGGGCACAATCCAACCCAGAATAAATAAAGGTCAGAACTGGTTTAGAGAAAGGACGATGCACGCCAGAATCCAAAGTTTTCTCAATCCCTACACCATGCCCACATTTGTTCACTAGGGCTTCGATAACAAGAACTACAGATGAGATggcttatgaagaaaatttattttctcacatttctggaggctggaagtccaaggccAAGGTATCAGCAGGATGAACGATTTCTCCTGAGATCTCTCTCCTTGATGTGCAAATGGCCACCTTCTGGCCTTGTCTTCACATGACCTTTACTCTGTTCATAtcatctctggtgtctcttcctcttcttataaccATCAGTCTTATTAAATGAGGGCACCACCCTTATGACCTCTTAACCTTGATTCTCTCTTTAGAGGCCCTGTCTCTGAATACATCACATTCAGAGTTGGAGATTCAACATAAATCCTGAGATAACATAATTCAATCCACAAAAATGGCCATTGCATAAATAGCTATCATGTGCAGTGGAAAGAAGTCCAAGAGAGTAAAAAACCATACTTGTGATAGGAGCATGGATGCTGGAACCAGAGTTTGCCACTTCCCAATCGTGTAAACATTGGTCAAGTTTCTTAACTTCAGTACTTCATTTGTCATCCTCCAAAGCAGGGACAAGAAGAGCACCCAcaccctgggtgcctgggtggctctgtcagttaagcctggggctttggctcaggttacaacctcaaggttggtgagttcaagccctgcgtcaggcgctgcactgtgtggagcctgcttgggatgacctccctctccctctgctccccccctaCTTATGCTCtatcctctccttctctcaaaataaataaataaacttaaaaaataaagagtaaccACCCCTTAGGTTATTGTCATTTGACATAAGAGTTGGCTATTAGtggtagataatttttttaatgtttgtttatttttgagagagactaagtgggggaggggttgagagagagggagacagaagctctgatgcagggctggaacccacaaacctgggaaccatgacctgagccaaagtcccattATTAACTGAcggagccgtccaggtgccccaagtagaTGAATGGTTTTAAAGATGATAttactcctttttctcctctggaTGTAACATCACAGAAATCATGAGAATAAAATTCAAGAGAAAAGATGGGGGAAATAAAATACCTTAActgagaagcattttttttttggtaatcgtAACTATTTATTCTATATAATAGTAATTGTGAAGCTAGGGctaacacagagacagacacttTAGGTtgttgaatttgtattttatatttaatttttttaatgtttatttatttttaagagagagagagagagacagagtgtgtgaacaggggaggggcagagagagacatagaatctgaagcaggctccaggctctgagctttgagcacagagcccaaggcagggctctggggctccaactcatgagccctgagatcatgacctgaaagtcggatgctcaaccaagccacccaggcgcctcttaaatttgtattttaattctttttatttaaaaaaaaatattaatgtttactttgttttgaggagagagacagagcatgagacggggaggaggaggaagggagagagagagagagagagagagagagaggcagaattctaagcaggctccagactctgagcggtcagcacagagccccacacagggcatggggttcaaactccccTGAACTCAcgcactgcaagatcatgacctgagctgaagtcagaagcttaagccccccagccgccccccccacccccgtattTTAATTCTCTATTGAGCACCCATGACAGGTTAGAGATTGTTCCAGGCACTTTGGAAACGGCAGTGAACACAATGGACGGGAACAGCTATTCTCCCCAAACTTAAATTCTAGAATAGATATAGATCATCTTCCCGTTTCACACGCCCCTCGGGAGTTGGGGAAAATGAGATATATcaaaaagaggggggaaagcCAGTCCGTTCACCAGGTCCTACATTAGGTTGGCATTGATCACGTGGCCAGGAACTACACAGGGGCAGTGTTAAGTCTGGGTGCTGCGTCCGCTCCCCAAGGTCTGCTCCATCCCAGAGACGCCGCGTTGGGCTTTTCCCTAGTTCCGGCGGCAGAGCCGACGAGTCCGCCCCGCCCTGCAGGGGGAGCCGGGTTCGCCCCGTCGGGCCGGGCCGGCAGCGCGGTCCCGCCACCGCCGACCCTCGGCCGACCGCGGACGGCGAGCGGGCCGCCGACAGGCACCGCGCGGGTTTCGGGTTTCGAAGCCGCGCAGCGCACCCGGGCGCTCGGCGGCAGGTGGCGGCAGGTCTCGGGTCCCCGCGCGGCGTTCGCCTTGAGTGCCAGAGACTTTGGCTTGACGTCTCCTCACCTACGTCACCAGTTTGACAGCCTCGCACCAAATCAGAGGGCGGCGCTCGCCGGGAGTCCCCGGCGTCACCGGGAGCTCCCGCAGATTAGAACTCGCCTCTCCTAGCTCCTCCCCTCAGTCCCATTTAAAGCTCCTACAGGCTTTACCGAAAAATTGAGGGCTCAGTTTCTGCAGCGCCTTCTTCCACTGCAAGATGGTAAGTGAGGACCTGGGGTTTAGGTAATACGCTGGGGAAACCGGGGGGCTCTGAGAGCTAGTAGACTTTGCATTTAGAATTTCTTCCACCTTGGATGCAAGATTTCTCTGCTACCTGCCCACTAAAAGGGGTGTTCTCTGCTGCCCCATCTACTTCTCCCCTATCTtcttccctgtctctgctccctcAGTCTCTCATTCCCCATCTCTCTCATCCTTTTACCTTCTTGTGTTATTTCtactctctgtactttctcccaactttcttccccccccccccccccgcactcaCTTTTCATTCTACTTCTTCCTCTAGATTATGCACATATTTGCAGACATTCGGATTTGAGCTAGTCCAAGGTATTTgaggtttgttttcttctcaggTGTCAATTGCATAATAGTTCAGCTCTGATTCCAATAATAACCTCAGGGAAAGAGCCTACAAACATGcttttagaataaaagaaaatagtgcTCGATAAACTTTTGGCTGAATTTCTTTGGTCTGCACTGCCCAAGCTGGATTTGCCCAAAAGATTGGACTTTTTCAAAACTTAACTTACTGAGGATATTAACAAATTGTGACTTAATTAgcttaagtctctctctctctctctctctctctccttttccttcttcttgtttTCTCGCTGTTTATGTTATGCCCAAAAAGTCCTCAAGTCAACAAAAGACTTGTAGTGGTCAAAAAGAGTTTGTCCAAAGCTGGACTCTGCTGAAATGAATGGCTTTTACCTGATTAAACATTGACAAATAATTAAGAATGAGCTGTTGTACAAATTAACCCAGGAAGGCTGCATACCTGCCCCTGCTTGGACATTTGGAAAGACTGTGTGTTTGAAGTTTGAGGAGTCGGGGGCAGGAGGGTGTTCGCTGGCTCAGAACACAGTGGAGAATACATGCCAGGCAGTTAGTAGTGGCAAGATAACTTTGGAAGGGCACTGAGACCTAGTGCTGGAGAGATCTAGAGCCTGCTGCCTCTGCTGACTAACATATTTCAGCTTTAATGATATGTTTACTTGGAGTGACTATAGGTACCGGTGCTTGGAGTTAGGAGCAAAATGTATGTGGTTATCTCTGGAATGTATCTATATGTCTATACATCCATCTCAAACAGTTTCGACCACTATAGGATCCAGCAGCATTTAAAgccagggaaaggaggaaggaagggatggagcAGGTGTGTAATTCAGAAACTAAGAAGCAAAGATAAGGAGGTTTCCTTATATGTCATGTTCAGTCCTTTTCAGCCTTAGCATTCTGGGCTCTTTGTCTTTTAACGTTGTTAGAAATATAATTAAGGTATTGCTAGAAAGAGCCAAATAGTCCATATATCTTTCAATCATTAAGTAGAATTCCTTTTACTTAGATCCTGGATAGCCTGTTAGATGACTGAGTCATGGCAACAGAAAATACTCTTGGATATTTACAAATTTGGTCCATCCAATACTAGCCTGTTCTTTGCTGAGAGAGCCTAAGGAAACTACTGGGTAAACCCAAGGAGCTGATTCCCTGTTAGTAATTATATTTTGACCACTTGAATTAATCTGGGATCTATGCTTAACACCTGTACTGTTTTTGATTCATTGCATGTAATTTGTGCCTCTTTCTCCCACCCTTATCCCCCTCCAAATCCCAATCATTCCATCTCCtgggaccctccccacccccaccctgatcCCTCATACTGAATTTCACAGAACACTGTTCTGCCTTGCCAAGACCAGTACTTTGTAGGAGGCCAGAGCTATAATTGCCCGTATTCCACTACAACGTCAGAATCTAGTGTTGACGTTTCCACGGAGACTTGGGTCTCTTTCTGGGCTGCTGGTCTCCTGGACAACAGAGAGCCCCAACAAGCACCACAGGCTCAGGGTAAGTTCTGCTCTTCTGCTTTCCCGGTAGGTCTGAAGCCCATTTCCAGCACCTATAGTTGCAAAGCATCATGGGCTAGAACTCTGTAGAAGAAGAAATGGTATGGGAAGTTGAGGAAAGCACAAAGACTCCTGCATTTTACACCCTAAATAACCTGATTTTCTGTACTGTCATATATTGAAAATGAGATTCTTCCCCTTGCCCACTGGACAAGATATATTTCTCCCCACACTTTATAGTTTTTGGAGATTTCCAACCCACTGAGGGAATTTGGTTTTGGGTCAAAGATTTATAAACAATATTAGTGAGATGCTTTTGTAGTCAAGATACCAGTTGGAGCATTTCTtttggaattcaggaaagtttcCCTGGGTAtaagagagagatgagaaaaaataCTAATATACGCTTTTATTTCATAAGGAAGTCCTATgaacattgtcttttttttttttgcatccataccatgtttatttttaaaaagtttatttagaaagGAAAGCCAAATCAGAACAACAGTTATCTTTCAAAATGATTTATCTCGGtaccctttcctctttctctaaaatgaatagctattctttttctttctttctttctttcttctttttttttttttacaaagctcttggccaaatttatttattttttggtttgtttttctttttaactgggtcatggttttgtttcttgtttgtttttttttcaaatttttacttaaattctatttaattaacatatagtataatattgttttcaagagtagaatttagtgattcatcacttacatataacacccagtgctcccagcaagtgccctcctatTCAGgaggcccatcacccatttagcccatcccccacccacctccctccatcaaccttcagtttgttctctatctgtTCTCTTAGAGTTGAATAGTATCTTGtaagtggggggaaaaatgatTCCTTTTTGCTCAAAGAAGACTTCAATTTTGGAGGGAAAGATAACATTGATGGAAAATCATGTATTAATTTTCACTGGGGGCTGAGTAAATAGTTcttataaatattaaaggaatttCTATATTAGCAATCTGGTTTCTAGAAAAACTTGTAGACACTTCACCATTAAATATGTGTACTCCTGCTTctgtcatattattttttttttgaatttcagaaaacaaacaaacaaaacccccccaACATAATGAAACACACTTATATTTCAGGAAGGGAGTTGTTCAGTGTTGTCTTTCTACCACAAGcaacagagaagacagaatgcCCAAGAATATAAAACCAAACTGTATACAATTTTATTCTTGTCTCCTTACTCATCATTTTACTTTAgttgaaaatatttcaggaatatTTCAGTTTCCGTAGAGATGAGCAAGAGTCAAAACTGTActagatgaggaaaataaaacaaaagtaaacctATAGCATGCATAAGCATAGTTTTTACTGGTAGGTATAGTTTGctatcaaatatgaaaaaaaaaacttctttacaAAAGCATAAGAAACATACGAATGATGACATTTGAAATACATGAATTCAGGGTACAGTTTTGAGATTTCCATCAAGGTCTTCAGAGAAGCAAGAtccaaattattttcaagtagAAAGTGATACCACATATAATTCTGAATATGTACTCTCCATCAGCTTTAATGGATAAGCAAACAGGCCAAGATTTTCATGGTTGGGGAAAAATGACACCATCAAAAGTAGGAGTTGATTTTAGAGGCAAACACTATGTTATCAAATGCTAAACCTTAGAAAATAAGATAGAAACTTGGAAAACATAGTGGAATTGCAATGTTATGCCTAGCAGGGGAaggatcaataaatatttgagtgaattCCTAATGCAGATGGGATGGTTTTTATAAGCTTAGCCAGCAGGAGTTTATATATTAGGAAGAAATGTAACCTCTTAGCTCTTCAAAATTCATCCCTTTAGCCATTTTGGCATATAGtctataaatatttgtctttcataGCATGTTTATCCCTTCTGGaagctttaaatgttttgtttcctaTAAGGAGGCAATAGCTATTTTTAGAAAGGTAATTGGATCCATTAAACTGTCTGAAATCCCTCCATGAGCTCTGCATTACACAAAAACCCCAAGTGTGTTTTCTCAGTTATCCATTTGGTATTTTCACATAGAATCATCCAGTGACTCCAATTTCCCTGTTCCTAACTCATGTTCGTGGGAAGAGGCTCAGCTTTCCTCTCAGCTCTACAGAAACAAGCAGGTATGTATAACCAGGCAGACATGTTCCATGCAAATgcagtccattcttttttttttttacttttattttattcttaaacttatttgagtatagttgtctctcaatgttacgttagtttcaggtgtacaacatagtgatttgacttctctatacattatgctgtgttcaccacaagggtgactaccatctgtcaccatacagatATACTGCTGTCACACTACTACAATATCATTAactgtattccctatgttgtGCCGTTTATCCCCATGACTAATGCATGACATAACTAGAAACCTTTATCTGCCTCTACTCTTCACCCatgttgcccctcccccatccccttctctctgacAGAGAATACAATTTATGCTCTGTATTTATAGGATTCTGCCTtctatttgcttattcattttgctttttagattccacatatgagtgaattaatatggtatttgtctttctcagtctgactcatttcacttagcatgtagTTTGTTCTTAACATCACCCCTTAATGTTactttgcttcttttcccttgttaaattcatatgttgacttGCAATTTAGAACCACAGTGGGTAAATGTCCACAGAGGTGGACAGGAAGATAGGTGATCAGTGtcacagggaagaaaacaaaaacaacaaattcaacaacaacaatcaAAACTCTCTAGGGGGCCCTATAGTCAGGACCTGACTGCATACATTTTAGTCCTATGACCTCTTGAATCCTCTTTTTCCATACCTATggaattgaaatatttatattgcCTTCCTCAGATGGCTGCTTGAAAGACCAAATGGTATATTGTGTGtgatagtatttttaaaacacacacatagctCATCACTTGGAGAGGGATGATGATTACAAAGTTTTTGCAAAGATTGCTTCATTTATCacgttttatttgttgttgttcctgAGAGAATAATTTGATCTAGTGGATATATAAACAGACCAATCTGAGGATGAAGGAAGCCAGCCccccttgtttttcttcttttcttaatgtgcAAGGAAGGAGTCCAGCGAAACCTTTCTAAAtccttttttctatatttaaacaGTTGCACGCAGCTCATTTTCCTACATACCTTCCCGATTCCCTTGTGGTTGCAATCTTAAAAGTCATATAATCTCTTCAAACACTTTGCAATGAATAAGAAGTTCAGAGCACAAAACTGAACAATCAGGTGGTAGGTGGGTGTAGATTGAATTTAGGCGTTAGAGGACAAGGGCTCCCGGAGGTTGAGTTTGTAAAACAAATAGAATAATGATCAAGTTTAAGCAGGTTAAGGATCAGTGGCATTATTATAAGGTTACAAAGTCAATATAGTAGAGCAGCCTTCACCATTGTATGCTTTTTTGCAGCTCCAAGATACTCTGGTGCAGAAGGAAGAAGAACTTGCTAGGTTACACGAAGAGAATAATCACCTTAGACAATACCTGAATTCTGCTTTGGTTAAATGTCTTGAGGAAAAGGCCAAGGTATGTAACTATCCCTTTTATAAAAACACAGCAGTGATTTGAGAATGGAGGTAATTTGGGTAAAACTGCTTAATTAATTGTAGAAGGTGTACTGAACAGCATGGCTTCAAAGGCATTTCTAGGTTAGATGGAGTTTTCTGAAAGGAAATATAGCACTTTCACAAGAATTTTTATGTATCATTTCTTAGAAGTATCTAGACTGCAGATGTTAGCCATGTATTACAGCAAAAGTTGCTTAAGAATCAAGCCAGTCAAGGGAATTGCTAAGACAACAGAGGttaatcaaaagacagagagcTAAATGGATGGAACACTGCAGTGGGAATCAGATCCGAAAGACACTCAGTTCTTCTTATCATCAGATTGACTTTCGGTAAATCGCTCTCTCACTTAGCCTCAGTTATGTTCATCTGGATATACATGGCCTAAAAGATCGTTGAAAATCTCCTCAGCTCTAAACTGTTATGAATATGGCTGGAGCCCAGATTTCTTGAGTGGCAGTTATAGATCACCaattatgttatcttttaatgaATCGTTTTTCTCATACTCTTAAATGAGTTAGACTATTTCTAACTCAAGGACTTATAGCTTGTCCATAGTCTCTTCctgttcttcttcctttctctgggttttatatttctgttatctttttgtcattttgctaCACTTATTGCTTCTGTCATCAATCTTTTCCTTGCTTCTAGACAAGCTACgttatttgatattatttaatttaaattgattATGCTTCTTGCCATTTTTACTGAACATAAAAgctcagagaagaaaagataCCATATCTGACTCCTTTACAATCCAGTTAGCTTTGTTAAAAAAGGGAGCACATCTCACAGTTATTAGCTTGGGCTCCTTAGTCCAGCCACCATTTTGTAAAACAAAGGACATTTATTAAATTAGTAAATGATATAGATTAGAcaggtttttttctctctgttttccaatTGTCCAAGATGTAGAATAATACATATCACACGAAAGTGTTATGAAAGTTAATGGAACAAGAAGAAGCAGTGTTAGTTACTCTTTTCAATCAGTTGCTCTGTCTAGAATCACATGGCTTCGATTTAATCTAGGCCGCATGATCCTTAGCAAGTCACTAATatgcctgtgcctcagtttcctcgctaAGGAAGATTTTAACAGTACCCATATAAAATGACATTATGCATGTAGCCAGTGTTCAATACATGATAGTtgctattattgtcattattataataattactttcctgaattgaaaatttaaagacattattttttctctcaactTTTAAATGATTAGTAAAAAACATGAATTGTAGTTTCCAGGTAGTAACTTGTCATTATAGATTTTAAGTTGGAAACAGAAGTTAATTCaatcacttgtgtgtgtgtgtgtgtgtgtgagagagagagagagagagagagacagagacagagagagagacagagagacagagacagagagacagatacagagacagagacaaagacagagacagagagaatagaATTTTAATCAAGTTTTCTAAGGAGTTAAAGTGACTAGTTAATATTTGAAGGAGTTTTAATTAGACAACAGTAAAGAAAATGATCTTGGTTGACTATCTGACTGTATATTTTCAAATGCTACTTTCCTAGAAATTACTGTCATCAGATGAGTTTTCCAAAGCATGTGGAAAattcagaaagggaaagaggaaaccCAAAGAGCAAAGGTATTTTCCTCCTGAGATCCCCCATCACAAAAATGCCAAGAGAAACCTCTCCGGTGAATTTGCTAACTGTGAAGAACAACCTGGGCCCCCTGTGGATCCCTGGGTTCTTCAAACACTTGGATTAAAAGACCTCAATACCATTGATGACACTTTATCAGCTAACTACAGTGCCCTCTCCTCTCATCCCAGAAGAATTGCCAGCACATTTCCCCAGTTTCCGGATGATGCAGTCAATTATGAAAATATCCCCAGGGAGGATCTGCCAATTGACTATGGAGGTGACCAAACAAACCCCTCACATAGCACTGCCAGGCACGGGGAAGATTTTCACTTACTTTCTCAACTTTCAAATGTGCCAGGAGGGCTGCAAACTCCTCCTTACTATACTTCTGATGTGTCTCCCAATAAGACAGAGATGGCCTTTTCCACATCCCTGAGCCCTCACTGTAATGTGAAAACTCATTCCTTCCACCAGGGACAAGCCTTTGTTTGTCGAGATGAGGAGGGAGGCTGGAAGTTCACTTGGGTCCCTAAGCAGTCTTAGTGACCCCTGCTCTAACACAAAAGACTGCCATCAACTCTGTTTACGAAGACCTCTCTTGCACTTGAACCTGACTATTTGGAATATGGAAGCTATTGCCCAGACTGTCTCCTGCCACTTTAAATGTCAGTCTCAATTATCCACTTAAATCTGCAAAGAACAGCTTCCAAGAATCCATGATGAAACATGCCTACTCTTTTTTCACCTAAATTTGACTTGTTTACATAGCAACACCTGCTGTTGACTTCCTCCCTTTGCCCTGTACTTGAAAAGGTATTTTCCAATTGCCTGAATACTTCTTTGAGGCCTGCATATGTTCTTTCAATTATAACAAGTCTAACAGCTTTTCTCCCTTCATCAAGCAGTTTAAATGTTCATAGCCTCCACCCTCTCACTTtcatccctctcctgctcctctttATTTCTGAAAACTGCCTCTAGAGTGAATACTATCATTGCTCCAAGTGCCTGTTACTGAGTGTTCAGTTAGCTGGGGTAGGGTAGAAAGAAGTGTCTTCGCCCATCATCATTCCCGAAGACATAATGTAGATGTGAGCAGTGTTATATGTAGTACAGTTCAGTAAGTTGAGTGTCCTGTGCTAGAGTTGATAAAGAGGCTCTTCAAAGAGCTATAACTCTACTGAATAGGAAATACCACTgataaattaaaagatttaagagaattaaaattacttcaaaatgtgCCACGGTACATCAGCTTCTAGAGGCACCTGGCATTGCCTCTTTAAACAACCATCCTAATTGCCTAGATGCTGTCAAACTTCTATTCCTGGAAGtattttcattcatcattttttcACTCATTGGTCCATTCAAAATGATTGTAGAATACCTACCAtgtaccaagcactgtgctaTGTGTGGTGATAGAATGTGAGCAAGTTAGACCTTGTGGCCACCCTCATGAGACTTACAGCCACTTTTCTGCTGTGACCTTGAGAAACTTACTTCCCAAGTGTGATGATTCAGTTTTCCTGGCTGCATAATACAGAAGCTGGATGAGATAATCACTAACATTCTCTAAATTGAGGCTGGGTCCATCAGTTTTACACCAACACGGCCATCCTAACTCACTATGCTGTTCAACTTTGATACACACTATACATATATTGGGTGAGCCttacatacaattttttaaaatgtgaatcatTTGTAGTTCATACAAGAAACCATTGCTCTGATCACAGTATTCCTTTTCTGGTATGAGCCCATTTTGCAGGTTAATTCAGTCTCTGTGAGAGTAACTTGCTCTAACaaatagaaacattatttttttaaataagtgtgcataaatttaatgtaaattttgaTGTCaaagatttctctctttctgaataaaaaaaataaattcttagtgCTAATGCTAGTTCTCCTCAAGCTCTCTATCCTTCCCAGAATAATTTACAATCAGAGATGCGCACCTATGTTTTTTGGAGAAAACTACAGTTACTGATAAAATTCACCACCTTGAacctctttcctgtttttctgttttccacctCTCAGTGCGTGAGAACATGAGTGTGCCCTTTGGAATTCTTTGTAACTGAGACATGACTTTTGTTGCTGTTTagtttttggtgtgtttttgtgGTTGTGAGCAAGTAatctattttattaagttttgttACCACATTGTATTCTTTATAATCCATGAAGGAGAATCTAAGATACTAACTGATGTTATTCTCCAGAGTATTTTCATGACTTAGGAAGAGATAGAACACATTCTATTttcta contains these protein-coding regions:
- the GMNC gene encoding geminin coiled-coil domain-containing protein 1, with the protein product MEQNTVLPCQDQYFVGGQSYNCPYSTTTSESSVDVSTETWVSFWAAGLLDNREPQQAPQAQESSSDSNFPVPNSCSWEEAQLSSQLYRNKQLQDTLVQKEEELARLHEENNHLRQYLNSALVKCLEEKAKKLLSSDEFSKACGKFRKGKRKPKEQRYFPPEIPHHKNAKRNLSGEFANCEEQPGPPVDPWVLQTLGLKDLNTIDDTLSANYSALSSHPRRIASTFPQFPDDAVNYENIPREDLPIDYGGDQTNPSHSTARHGEDFHLLSQLSNVPGGLQTPPYYTSDVSPNKTEMAFSTSLSPHCNVKTHSFHQGQAFVCRDEEGGWKFTWVPKQS